A genomic region of Nymphaea colorata isolate Beijing-Zhang1983 chromosome 2, ASM883128v2, whole genome shotgun sequence contains the following coding sequences:
- the LOC116246983 gene encoding chaperone protein dnaJ 11, chloroplastic-like — protein sequence MATSPLQSPRFLGGKIAGREAAAFPSDALRPAVTLSAAPPRFRSISASCASSTERLPPRLAPASFSSVSHYDVLGVPFGASGEEIKAAYRKLARSLHPDVAAVGQKGACADEFIRIHSAYSTLSDPEKRAGYDGELLRVRLRKSASFSGHSRRTWETDQCW from the coding sequence ATGGCCACTTCCCCCTTGCAGTCTCCCCGATTCCTCGGCGGGAAGATCGCCGGTCGCGAAGCCGCCGCGTTCCCTTCGGATGCCTTACGGCCGGCCGTCACGCTTTCTGCCGCCCCGCCGCGCTTCCGGAGCATCTCCGCTTCCTGCGCGTCCTCCACTGAGCGACTGCCGCCGCGCCTAGCGCCGGCCTCCTTCTCTTCGGTGTCTCACTACGACGTCCTGGGCGTCCCTTTCGGTGCCTCAGGCGAGGAGATCAAGGCGGCCTACCGGAAACTCGCCAGGTCCCTCCACCCCGACGTCGCGGCCGTCGGTCAGAAGGGCGCCTGCGCCGATGAGTTCATCCGGATCCACTCCGCTTACTCTACTTTGTCCGACCCGGAGAAGCGGGCCGGGTACGACGGCGAGCTTCTCCGCGTCCGGCTCCGCAAGTCAGCCTCGTTCTCCGGTCACTCCCGCCGAACCTGGGAAACAGATCAGTGCTGGTGA